A single Lactuca sativa cultivar Salinas chromosome 8, Lsat_Salinas_v11, whole genome shotgun sequence DNA region contains:
- the LOC111921169 gene encoding auxin efflux carrier component 4, with translation MITGHDFYTVMSAMVPLYVAMILAYGSVRWWKIFTPDQCSGINRFVAIFAVPLLSFHFISMNNPYAMNFRFIAADTLQKVIMLVVLGLWANFTKNGSLEWMITIFSLSTLPNTLVMGIPLLIAMYGEYSGSLMVQVVVLQCIIWYTLLLFLFEYRGAKMLIMEQFPETAASIVSFKVESDVVSLDGHDFLETDAEIGNDGKLHVTVRKSNASRRSLGLGSMTPRPSNLTGAEIYSLSSSRNPTPRGSNFNHSDFYSMMGFPGGRLSNFGPADAYSVQSSRGPTPRPSNFEESTAPGPLNMNSPRFGFYPAPQTVPAAYPAPNPEITSSVTKTAKSQQPLTQPQPQPLQNGAQNKTNHDAKELHMFVWSSSASPVSEGGGLHVFGGNDFGATTEQPGRAGADQQGGAKEIRMLVPSDHHQNGETKDALGGEDFTFGGDRDGDDDKDKEAQIGLNKLGSSSTAELHPKGVSMDDGVAGKQMPPASVMTRLILIMVWRKLIRNPNTYSSLIGLIWSLVSFRWHLAMPVIISKSISILSDAGLGMAMFSLGLFMALQPKIIACGNSVASFAMAVRFLTGPAVMAAASIAVGLRGNLLHVAIVQAALPQGIVPFVFAKEYNVHPAILSTAVIFGMLIALPITLVYYIILGL, from the exons ATGATCACCGGCCATGATTTCTACACCGTCATGTCCGCCATGGTGCCGTTGTATGTCGCCATGATACTCGCCTACGGCAGTGTGCGGTGGTGGAAGATTTTCACTCCCGACCAGTGCTCCGGCATCAACCGATTCGTCGCCATTTTCGCCGTCCCTTTGCTGTCTTTCCATTTTATATCCATGAACAATCCTTACGCTATGAACTTCCGCTTCATCGCCGCCGACACTCTTCAGAAAGTCATTATGCTGGTGGTGCTCGGGTTGTGGGCTAATTTTACCAAGAATGGGAGTTTGGAATGGATGATAACGATTTTCTCGCTTTCGACGCTTCCCAATACACTGGTTATGGGGATTCCGTTGTTGATTGCTATGTATGGTGAATATTCAGGATCTTTAATGGTGCAAGTTGTGGTGTTGCAGTGTATTATATGGTACACTCTGCTTCTGTTCTTGTTTGAGTATCGTGGCGCGAAGATGTTGATAATGGAGCAGTTCCCGGAAACGGCAGCTTCCATTGTTTCTTTCAAGGTCGAGTCTGATGTCGTTTCGCTTGACGGACATGATTTTCTGGAAACCGATGCGGAGATCGGGAACGACGGGAAGCTTCATGTGACTGTGAGAAAATCAAACGCGTCGAGGAGATCTCTTGGGCTTGGTTCAATGACTCCACGGCCGTCGAATCTCACCGGAGCGGAGATTTACAGTTTAAGCTCGTCGAGAAACCCGACTCCGAGAGGTTCAAACTTTAATCACTCGGATTTCTACTCTATGATGGGGTTTCCCGGTGGCCGGTTATCGAACTTCGGTCCTGCGGATGCTTATTCAGTTCAGTCATCAAGAGGTCCGACACCCAGACCTTCGAATTTCGAGGAGAGTACAGCTCCGGGACCTCTGAATATGAATTCTCCGAGGTTTGGATTTTACCCAGCTCCGCAGACAGTTCCGGCAGCTTATCCGGCGCCGAATCCGGAAATTACTTCGTCCGTTACGAAGACTGCTAAAAGTCAACAACCACTGACGCAACCGCAGCCACAACCGTTACAAAATGGCGCTCAAAATAAAACTAATCATGACGCTAAAGAGCTTCACATGTTCGTCTGGAGCTCCAGTGCTTCGCCGGTGTCCGAGGGCGGCGGGCTTCACGTCTTCGGAGGTAATGATTTCGGAGCTACGACGGAGCAGCCGGGTCGTGCAGGTGCAGACCAACAGGGTGGTGCGAAGGAGATCAGGATGTTAGTCCCCTCAGATCACCACCAAAACGGTGAAACCAAAG ATGCATTGGGGGGAGAAGATTTCACTTTCGGTGGAGATAGAGATGGAGATGATGATAAGGATAAAGAGGCTCAAATCGGACTTAACAAACTCGGTTCAAGCTCCACGGCGGAGCTCCACCCAAAGGGTGTCTCCATGGACGACGGTGTCGCCGGAAAACAGATGCCGCCGGCGAGTGTGATGACCCGATTGATATTGATAATGGTTTGGCGGAAATTGATCAGGAACCCAAACACGTACTCCAGTCTGATTGGTCTAATCTGGTCTCTCGTGTCGTTCAG GTGGCATTTGGCAATGCCCGTCATAATTAGTAAGTCGATCTCAATACTCTCGGATGCTGGTCTTGGAATGGCTATGTTTAGCTTAG GACTATTTATGGCACTTCAACCAAAAATCATAGCATGTGGGAATTCAGTTGCTTCATTTGCAATGGCGGTGAGGTTTCTGACGGGACCGGCGGTGATGGCGGCGGCTTCTATCGCCGTCGGCCTTCGTGGCAATCTCCTCCATGTCGCAATTGTACAG gCTGCGTTGCCCCAAGGAATTGTCCCTTTTGTTTTCGCAAAGGAgtacaatgttcatccagcaatTCTTAGTACTGC GGTTATTTTCGGAATGTTGATCGCCTTGCCTATAACTTTGGTCTACTACATCATTCTTGGATTGTGA